Proteins from a genomic interval of Colletotrichum higginsianum IMI 349063 chromosome 6, whole genome shotgun sequence:
- a CDS encoding SNF2 super family protein: MADSNESASAHNYDNTVKKRLWKETWDESVTSSNTKINTMALAEDESSGYPHLQRNSAQGQTYQDSVLDSDEDVAPRRSKRQRTSTSDDTRHNSVLISDNENMGETRPQGRQLRERTQKQLKLTSMAFTNLPLSRDDDMDELSQDLPRQASEEDDDDFQIITSDLLPKPSSSRRKKSRRLRAKVKPVQHPRSRGSSIEFEDRRRSGRSTRNKASMLDEALMDDESFYVEDTALASTPRVINIKEVFKPLKHDSSFNQFHSNICGTCSTGSAHKGALIGCQGCSMSFHKGCIGYRSAREHIVTKIGVDDFVLQCKYCIRFYDKKDKNSPRHDRCQQCKGSGRSCAAFSSRKTPKQEEKIRLENGGEDPITPVDPSLVNNADNLLFRCTMCKRGWHYEHLPSSQMDLDSSDLRQQRLSEYSVDWKCIDCGTLSETIQTLVAWRPADQKPLDPETTHSDLREDEKDYLVKWKGRSYFHCTWMPGAWVFHIAAGVMRNAFAKKDAGQNLALHFTKSEAIPQEYLLIDVIFQAKVKGSARGSLEDEMDRIGNVDKIYVKFQGLGYDETVWDTPPKPDAKELYSAFKVAYYEYLTGKYFSSPPNGKMKERVTKWKSEDFVKLDHQPPGLRRGKLMEYQIEGVNWMLWNYHENKNVILADEMGLGKTVQVIGLISTLVHGDPKCWPFLIVVPNSTCPNWRREIKQWAPELRVVTYHGGKQAQDLAYQFELFPNNSQSIKAHIVVMSYDSAQDDRTKHKFASVQWAGLVVDEGQRLKNDQSLLYTALRSMRFPFRLLLTGTPLQNNKRELFNLLQFVDPSQNAAKLDEEFQELNGQNLPELHGRIKQYFLRRTKAQVLKFLPPMAQIIVPVSMSILQEKLCKSIIAKSPDLIKAIFADDKINKKERGSLNNILMQLRKCLCHPFMYSEAVEERSADHAKMHQNLVSASGKLMLLNIMLPKLKERGHRVLIFSQFLHQLDIIEDFLNGLGFQHRRLDGKINSLEKQKHIDAFNEPDSEIFAFLLSTRAGGVGINLATADTVIILDPDFNPHQDIQAISRAHRIGQKNKVLCFQLMTKNSAEEKIMQIGRKKMALDHVLIEAMDDEGEPDDLESILKFGASALFSEDQDDKDIVRYDDTSVDKLLDRSDIEQTKTGDDESAESQFSFARVWANDKAAFEDTLAEENEPTVNPNVWEEILAEREAEAKRIAELNKEVLGRGGRRRRQAINYKTNGASGIITDIAAEKSESSDNDGEFVGEDDDDEQDTDTENRTLGTGSKGKAGISASSRSARKRTSASKKQQVNKATPQKTRRRRTPKTDDVPSSKTKTTTSLKSTPQKQPLRKQNSQNPAQVKAASSNITSIQGRVTKPQALDQPEAAEKLAASLPSPTSQITTLPTLGKETLVVNL; the protein is encoded by the exons ATGGCTGATAGTAACGAAAGTGCCAGCGCTCACAACTACGACAACACAGTGAAGAAGAGGTTGTGGAAAGAAACCTGGGATGAGTCGGTTACCAGTTCCAATACCAAAATCAATACCATGGCGCTTGCTGAAGATGAATCTTCCGGCTATCCTCACCTCCAGCGCAATTCAGCTCAGGGTCAGACCTATCAAGACTCTGTGCTGGACTCTGATGAAGATGTGGCTCCCCGTCGCTCAAAACGCCAGCGCACCTCTACAAGCGATGACACGCGCCACAACTCAGTTCTCATCTCAGATAATGAAAACATGGGCGAAACCCGCCCGCAAGGCCGCCAACTCAGAGAACGCACTCAGAAGCAGCTCAAGTTAACCAGCATGGCCTTCACCAACTTGCCTTTGTCTCGCGATGACGATATGGATGAACTGTCTCAGGATCTTCCCCGCCAGGCGtctgaagaagatgacgatgacttTCAGATAATCACTTCTGACCTTCTGCCCAAGCCCTCCTCATCTCGGCGTAAAAAATCCCGGCGACTCAGAGCGAAAGTTAAGCCTGTCCAGCACCCCAGGTCACGAGGCTCCTCGATTGAGTTTGAGGACCGCCGCCGGTCTGGTAGATCAACCCGAAACAAGGCCAGTATGCTGGACGAAGCACTCATGGACGATGAATCGTTTTATGTCGAGGACACAGCACTAGCCAGTACACCACGGGTCATCAACATCAAAGAAGTCTTCAAACCATTGAAGCATGACTCGTCATTCAACCAATTCCACTCTAACATCTGTGGCACCTGCAGCACTGGCTCTGCACACAAGGGCGCATTGATTGGATGCCAGGGCTGCTCCATGTCTTTCCACAAGGGTTGTATCGGATACAGATCGGCTCGAGAGCATATCGTCACTAAGATTGGTGTTGACGACTTCGTTCTTCAGTGCAAGTATTGCATCAGATTCTAcgacaagaaggacaagaacaGCCCAAGACACGATCGTTGCCAGCAGTGCAAAGGTTCAGGGCGCTCGTGCGCCGCATTTTCATCCAGAAAGACCCCAaagcaggaggagaagatTCGTCTTGAAAATGGTGGCGAGGACCCCATTACACCTGTGGACCCCTCTCTGGTCAACAATGCCGACAACCTCCTGTTCCGGTGCACCATGTGTAAACGTGGTTGGCATTATGAGCATCTGCCTTCGTCTCagatggacttggactcgTCGGATCTCCGTCAACAGCGTCTCTCGGAATACTCCGTCGACTGGAAGTGCATCGACTGCGGCACGCTATCCGAAACGATTCAGACCTTGGTAGCCTGGCGGCCTGCTGATCAGAAGCCTCTTGACCCCGAGACGACACACAGCGACTTGAgagaggacgagaaggatTACCTTGTCAAATGGAAGGGCAGGTCATACTTCCACTGCACTTGGATGCCTGGCGCTTGGGTTTTCCACATCGCCGCGGGAGTCATGCGCAATGCCTTTGCGAAGAAGGATGCGGGTCAAAACTTAGCTCTGCACTTCACCAAATCCGAGGCGATTCCTCAGGAGTACCTTCTCATCGATGTCATCTTTcaggccaaggtcaagggcTCAGCAAGGGGGTCTCTGGAGGATGAAATGGATCGCATTGGCAATGTTGACAAGATCTACGTCAAATTCCAAGGCCTTGGCTACGACGAGACCGTCTGGGACACGCCACCAAAGCCAGATGCCAAAGAACTCTACAGCGCTTTCAAGGTTGCATACTACGAATACCTCACTGGCAAGTACTTCAGCAGCCCCCCGAATGGAAAGATGAAGGAGCGGGTGACCAAGTGGAAAAGCGAGGATTTCGTCAAGCTGGACCACCAACCGCCTGGCCTCCGTCGCGGCAAATTGATGGAGTACCAGATCGAGGGTGTTAATTGGATGTTATGGAACTACCACGAAAACAAAAACGTCATTCTCGCTGACGAGATGGGCTTGGGCAAGACGGTTCAAGTTATTGGCTTGATTTCGACGCTTGTCCACGGCGATCCAAAG TGCTGGCCgttcctcatcgtcgtcccgAACTCCACTTGTCCAAACTGGCGGCGTGAAATCAAGCAGTGGGCCCCAGAGCTCCGAGTTGTCACTTATCACGGCGGCAAGCAAGCACAGGACTTGGCATACCAGTTTGAGCTTTTCCCGAACAACTCTCAGAGCATCAAGGCACATATCGTTGTCATGTCGTACGACTCTGCTCAGGACGATCGGACAAAACACAAGTTCGCCTCCGTCCAGTGGGCCGGGTTGGTTGTCGACGAAGGTCAGCGTTTGAAGAACGACCAGAGTCTGTTGTACACTGCTCTGCGCTCGATGCGCTTCCCCTTTCGGCTCCTTTTGACGGGCACACCTCTGCAGAACAACAAGCGAGAGCTATTCAACCTGCTGCAGTTTGTCGACCCTTCTCAAAACGCAGCGAAACTCGACGAAGAGTTCCAGGAGCTGAACGGACAGAACCTGCCTGAGCTCCATGGCCGAATCAAGCAGTACTTCCTTCGAAGAACAAAGGCCCAGGTTCTGAAGTTTTTGCCTCCCATGGCACAAATCATCGTTCCTGTCTCCATGTCGATCTTGCAAGAGAAGCTTTGCAAATCGATCATCGCCAAAAGCCCCGATCTGATCAAGGCCATCTTCGCAGATGACAAGATCAACAAGAAAGAACGCGGGAGCTTGAACAACATCCTCATGCAACTCAGAAAGTGCCTTTGCCATCCATTCATGTACAgcgaggcggtggaggagcGATCGGCGGACCATGCCAAGATGCATCAGAATCTCGTTTCGGCATCCGGCAAGCTCATGCTTTTGAATATCATGCTGCCAAAGCTGAAGGAAAGAGGCCATCGTGTCCTCATCTTCAGTCAGTTTCTGCATCAGCTGGACATCATTGAGGACTTCTTGAATGGTCTTGGCTTCCAGCACAGACGACTCGACGGCAAGATCAATTCCTTGGAGAAGCAAAAGCACATTGATGCGTTCAACGAGCCGGACTCTGAAATCTTTGCCTTCCTCCTCTCGACCAGAGCTGGAGGCGTGGGCATCAACCTAGCGACGGCGGACACTGTCATCATTTTAGACCCAGACTTCAACCCTCATCAGGACATTCAGGCCATCTCTCGAGCTCATCGCATCGGCCAGAAGAACAAAGTTCTCTGCTTCCAGCTGATGACGAAGaactcggccgaggagaaaATCATGCAGATTGGccggaagaagatggcccTTGACCATGTTCTGATTGaggccatggacgacgaAGGTGAACCGGATGACCTAGAGTCGATTTTGAAGTTTGGGGCGTCTGCACTGTTCAGCGAAGACCAGGATGACAAGGATATCGTTCGTTATGACGACACGAGCGTCGACAAGCTTCTTGATCGGTCTGATATCGAGCAGACCAAGACTGGTGACGACGAGTCCGCTGAGTCGCAGTTCTCTTTTGCGCGTGTTTGGGCCAATGACAAGGCTGCGTTCGAAGACACCCTGGCGGAGGAAAACGAACCCACGGTCAACCCGAATGTATGGGAGGAGATTTTGGCAGAGCGCGAGGCCGAAGCCAAGCGAATCGCCGAGTTGAACAAAgaggtcctcggccgcggtggtcggcgccgtcgtcag GCGATCAACTACAAGACCAATGGTGCCTCGGGTATCATTACTGACATTGCCGCCGAAAAAAGCGAAAGCTCCGATAACGACGGAGAGTTTGTCGgcgaagatgatgatgatgagcaGGATACTGACACTGAGAACAGGACTTTGGGAACTGGTTCCAAAGGTAAAGCTGGAAtttctgcttcttctcgttccGCTCGAAAAAGGACAAGCGCCAGTAAGAAACAGCAAGTTAACAAAGCCACTCCACAGAAGACACGCCGACGCAGGACGCCAAAGACCGACGACGTGCCATCCAGCAAGACGAAAACGACGACCTCGCTGAAATCAACCCCGCAAAAACAGCCGCTTCGAAAGCAAAACTCGCAAAACCCAGCGCAGGTCAAGGCAGCTTCCTCAAATATAACCTCAATTCAGGGCAGAGTCACCAAGCCGCAGGCCCTGGACCAGCCCGAGGCAGCGGAGAAGCTGGCGGCGTCTCTGCCCAGCCCGACATCACAAATCACCACTCTGCCAACTTTGGGCAAGGAGACCTTGGTGGTAAACCTTTGA
- a CDS encoding GPI anchored protein gives MRSLSLIGLPSSLLFLIAAHVNAEHPMAIRKMSPNAGEKLLPHDLAFSDDTFTTPLSPSEELLAARMVDDPFLYNASFPYRPPFAEHLKSANQGWEHLRRAAEVLHILESRQSCPTNMNSCENIGSPNKCCMSNEACVRVQDERVGNVACCPKGASCSGAVGACPSGTTSCDAELSGGCCIPGYVCQGVGCVPRPPPAPSTAPTQTATNGGGGGGGSGGSGGTTVRETVTTTTVSTTTLADGRTTTVLVTIIVTVNPGTATTRRSTTTTEPPVETPTTASDIPPTSSASDAVPPFRPTSANSGEGDIPPITSAYCPTGFYACLARAGGGCCQTGRDCATTSCPPTPSTTIVSNGVTVVVPVSDVPEPQATETCASGWFLCGEDGGPIPGCCPSGYQCGTASCSSVSPSETGEIQKHFPNGGSKAASSLALAVVSFVFALL, from the exons ATGCGTTCCCTCTCGCTTATCGGCCTCCCCTCCTCGCTCCTGTTTCTCATAGCAGCCCACGTCAACGCAGAGCACCCGATGGCCATCCGCAAGATGTCACCCAACGCCGGCGAGAAGCTCCTGCCCCACGACCTCGCCTTCTCCGACGATACCTTCACCACCCCGCTGTCGCCCAGCGAAGaactcctcgccgcccgcatGGTGGACGACCCGTTCCTCTACAACGCCTCGTTCCCCTACCGCCCGCCCTTTGCGGAGCACCTCAAGAGCGCCAACCAGGGCTGGGAACACCTGCgacgcgccgccgaggttcTTCATATCCTCGAAAGCAGACAGTCTTGCCCCACAAACATGAATAGCTGCGAGAACATTGGCTCGCCAAACAAGTGCTGCATGAGCAATGAGGCGTGTGTGAGGGTTCAGGATGAACGGGTTGGGAACGTGGCCTGCTGTCCGAAGGGTGCTTCTTGCAGCGGAGCCGTTGGCGCATGCCCTAGCGGCACGACGAGCTGCGATGCGGAGCTCAGTGGTGGATGTTGCATCCCGGGCTATGTCTGCCAGGGTGTTGGCT GTGTGCCCAGACCTCCACCGGCGCCGAGTACTGCGCCCACCCAAACCGCCACTaacggaggaggcggcggcggcggcagtggtggGTCAGGCGGTACGACAGTCCGGGAGACCGTcactaccaccaccgtcTCCACGACGACACTAGCAGACGGCCGAACGACGACCGTTCTTGTTACGATCATAGTCACAGTGAATCCTGGCACCGCCACCACGAGAAGATCCACGACCACCACCGAACCCCCCGTTGAGACCCCGACGACAGCTTCGGACATCCCCCCGACCTCGAGTGCTTCGGACGCCGTGCCCCCTTTCCGACCCACATCCGCCAACTCGGGTGAGGGCGACATCCCGCCCATCACGTCGGCATACTGTCCAACCGGCTTTTACGCCTGTCTCGCGCGCGCCGGTGGCGGTTGCTGCCAGACCGGCCGTGATTGCGCCACTACGTCGTGCCCGCCCACGCCCTCGACCACCATCGTCAGCAACGGCGTCACTGTCGTCGTACCTGTCAGCGACGTGCCAGAGCCGCAGGCGACCGAGACGTGCGCCAGCGGCTGGTTTTTGTGTGGTGAGGATGGCGGCCCCATCCCCGGCTGCTGTCCGAGTGGGTACCAGTGCGGAACCGCGAGTTGTTCTAGTGTCTCACCCAGCGAGACGGGCGAAATTCAAAAGCATTTCCCGAATGGGGGATCGAAAGCCGCGTCATCCCTGGCCCTTGCGGTCGTATCATTCGTGTTTGCGTTGCTTTAA
- a CDS encoding Chromatin remodeling complex subunit, producing MDASTGRYKNPQMVFRPPNCHIEDPNSAAPRRVDAISWRGDYGMGPGQGRTQRHYHSLSSARGPDYLMMASPVLERQMGREADVNTTGFFAYCLDRGNGNYTRLIPADLLPPLMGIPAVQDGTHGMLALPPPQGLDPQDPGAIPVQPVAFKRRIDHIVASTPTPPKKPKIYCDKWVHEGVCAFTQQGCKYKHEMPLDRATQNSLGLFHGLPAWWKKQQAELQRQQSQALLEQNNDTEAFFDARQHQTQQQQQSGLVSPIKGEKGHTGPARAAQSWRRTEGVRLESQGQMSSMPLSTRQTGGYRHSSEQRPAYHQNIDSPASSCVWGPIGPPSKQTLGQGQIYPQSPGNFSAANNFALLRTLEDSLGERDDDVSFESY from the exons ATGGACGCTTCGACAGGCCGTTACAAAAACCCTCAGATGGTGTTCCGTCCTCCCAACTGCCACATCGAAGATCCCAATTCTGCGGCGCCTCGCCGCGTCGATGCCATAAGCTGGCGGGGAGACTATGGGATGGGACCTGGTCAAGGTCGAACTCAGAGGCACTACCATTCGCTAAGCTCAGCAAGGGGCCCCGACTACCTGATGATGGCATCGCCGGTTCTAGAGCGTCAGATGGGCAGAGAGGCAGATGTAAACACAACAGGCTTCTTTGCCTATTGCTTGGACCGCGGAAACGGCAACTACACTCGGCTCATACCTGCTGACTTGCTGCCGCCTTTGATGGGTATCCCGGCTGTTCAAGATGGTACTCATGGCATGCttgctctccctccccctcagGGACTGGACCCTCAAGACCCGGGTGCCATTCCTGTTCAGCCTGTTGCTTTCAAG AGAAGAATCGACCATATCGTAGCCTCCACCCCCACACCACCAAAGAAGCCGAAGATCTACTGCGACAAGTGGGTTCACGAGGGTGTTTGTGCCTTCACGCAGCAAGGCTGCAAGTACAAGCATGAGATGCCACTGGACAGGGCAACGCAGAACTCTCTGGGTCTGTTTCATGGATTGCCAGCATGGTGGaagaagcagcaggccgagcttCAGCGGCAGCAGTCACAGGCATTGCTGGAGCAGAACAATGATACTGAAGCGTTCTTCGATGCTCGTCAGCATCAAacacaacagcaacagcaaagTGGCCTTGTCTCACCCATTAAAGGTGAAAAGGGCCATACTGGTCCAGCGAGAGCTGCACAGTCTTGGCGAAGGACCGAGGGTGTCCGACTTGAGTCTCAGGGGCAAATGAGCTCCATGCCATTATCCACAAGACAGACTGGAGGATACAGACACTCTTCTG AGCAGCGGCCTGCGTACCATCAGAATATTGATTCTCCGGCCTCATCCTGTGTCTGGGGACCGATTGGTCCCCCTTCGAAGCAGACACTTGGTCAGGGCCAGATATATCCTCAAAGTCCGGGCAACTTCAGCGCGGCTAACAACTTTGCGCTGCTGCGCACATTAGAGGACAGTTTGGGCGAGAGGGACGATGACGTCTCATTTGAGTCTTACTAG
- a CDS encoding SNF2 family domain-containing protein, protein MDDFSTGADDDLVQPLGSPSDALFGLDNPDYDNPSKPISTGTPADERMPDDNADEAIVDFDRGDFSNNGEIADIAREPVSSTKKDIQTSTHIDVGNDKRIFSTAVGVELDISTAVMSDLTSVSSIVEPEDGHQIEESELQTPKLRTSNFEIILPCLSSEERAHYTSITSDVVNEIIEEVLGPEGEVWYKMEFTDGRQDVSI, encoded by the exons ATGGACGACTTTTCGACCGGCGCTGACGATGATCTCGTTCAGCCACTAGGCTCTCCGAGTGACGCTCTTTTTGGACTCGATAACCCAGACTACGACAACCCTAGCAAACCCATATCGACCGGCACTCCTGCTGACGAACGCATGCCCGACGATAATGCCGACGAAGCCATCGTGGATTTCGACCGAGGCGACTTCTCTAACAACGGCGAGATCGCCGACATTGCCCGAGAGCCTGTATCTTCGACGAAAAAAGACATACAAACTTCAACACACATCGATGTCGGGAACGACAAGCGCATTTTCTCCACTGCAGTCGGGGTCGAGCTCGACATTTCCACTGCTGTCATGTCTGATCTGACCAGTGTCTCCTCGATCGTTGAGCCGGAGGATGGTCACCAGATCGAGGAGAGCGAACTACAGACTCCCAAGTTGCGTACTTCTAATTTCGAGATCATCCTTCCATGCTTGTCGTCAGAAGAACGCGCGCATTATACCTCCATCACCAGCGATGTCGTCAACGAGATCATCGAGGAGGTCCTTGGCCCGGAAGGCGAAGTGTGGTACAAAATGGAGTTCACGGATGGCCGGCAGGATGTT AGTAtttaa
- a CDS encoding Agmatinase 1 — MVSRSILALCLAATVYGHGDHDDHQKSIAGPHKSLWYNTLPGDGGTQADSVFSGISTFGRLPYQPCLGAQDVRYDIAFIGAPFDTGTSYRPGARFGPSGIRQGSRRLNLYGGYNVPLATNPFNSWATVLDCGDIPVTSYDNTWALHQIEEGHFNILSRQPATDAAKKGPAKNERTLPRVITLGGDHTITLPLLRSINRAYGPVSVIHFDSHLDTWRPKVFGGSPSEVASINHGTYFYHASQEGLLRNDSNIHAGIRTTLSGPSDYENDGYCGFEIVEAREIDTIGTDGIIKRIIERVGTKNPVYLSLDIDTLDPAFAPATGTPETGGWSTRELRTILRGLESLNLIAADIVEVAPAYDTNAEHTTMAAADALYEIMSIMVKRGPLSAMVNQTEAYEEL; from the exons ATGGTCTCACGAAGCATCCTCGCCCTTTGCCTCGCGGCAACCGTCTACGGCCATGGTGATCATGACGACCACCAGAAGTCCATAGCCGGACCCCATAAATCTCTCTGGTATAACACTCTTCCTGGCGACGGTGGCACTCAG GCCGACTCGGTGTTCTCCGGCATCTCGACTTTTGGCCGGCTGCCTTACCAGCCGTGCTTGGGAGCACAGGATGTTAGATACGACATTGCCTTTATCG GCGCCCCCTTTGACACTGGCACTTCGTACCGCCCTGGTGCTCGCTTCGGTCCTTCAGGAATCCGTCAGGGCTCTCGCCGCCTGAACCTTTA CGGAGGATACAACGTACCATTGGCCACGAACCCCTTCAACAGCTGGGCTACCGTGCTGGATTGTGGAGATATCCCAGTTACATC ATACGACAACACATGGGCCCTGCACCAGATCGAAGAGGGTCATTTCAACATTCTGTCTCGCCAGCCGGCAACCGATGCGGCAAAGAAGGGGCCTGCAAAGAACGAACGGACTCTGCCTCGTGTCATCACTCTGGGCGGTGATCACACCATTACCCTGCCTCTGCTGCGCTCCATCAACCGCGCATACGGCCCCGTGTCTGTAATCCACTTTGACAGCCATCTCGACACAT GGCGTCCCAAGGTCTTTGGCGGCTCCCCGTCCGAGGTCGCCAGTATCAACCACGGCACATACTTCTACCATGCGTCGCAGGAGGGTCTCCTACGCAACGACTCCAACATTCACGCCGGCATCCGCACGACGCTCAGCGGACCCAGCGACTACGAGAACGACGGGTACTGCGGTTTCGAGATCGTCGAAGCCCGCGAGATCGACACGATTGGCACcgacggcatcatcaagCGTATCATCGAGCGCGTCGGCACCAAGAACCCCGTCTACCTGTCCCTGGACATTGACACCCTCGACCCTGCCT TCGCTCCCGCGACCGGCACCCCTGAGACGGGCGGCTGGTCCACGCGTGAGCTCCGCACGATCCTGCGCGGGTTGGAGAGCCTGAACCTGATTGCTGCCGACATTGTCGAGGTTGCT CCCGCCTACGACACCAACGCCGAGCACACCACCatggctgccgccgacgccctgtACGAGATCATGAGCATTATGGTCAAGCGCGGCCCTCTCAGCGCCATGGTCAACCAGACTGAGGCCTATGAGGAGTTGTAA
- a CDS encoding SpoU rRNA methylase produces the protein MSALSTWSASRPFFTSQRATALFRSPLLSGHARSASLSAIHRGIWSSEKGSRNGRTSKPDSRPRFTESRGRTRPRDAAESRPDAFSERFSRAVGSHRDGPRDREPRQHFKPKKAFQKMQEKEEEGGRKSRSKRFNDPEFSFGKKSLVYQLNRGELKDNVSKLLEKKKDTRDEDLSKPPFQPVRRDDGQDGRRNDRRPDRPTNYQDGRRDDRDDRSGRQPNRRDDRPQDRFRNRQHDRSAQRPTFSHGGMNAMRSGARRELEDGDAPRRRFDSRRSEDDSSAKRTSDFPVSIQYTTAASQFLFGRSVVKAALKNSRRKLYHLYVYQGSNKNSTKDDGWILAMAEKKKVKITIIYENDQKLLDKMSKGRPHNGIVIEASPLPQLPLTGLGAESSEPKGYPVYVARQSKEETEINGTEGFIPCRPGSPRPLVLLLNEILDPGNLGAILRTARFLGVSAVAITQRTSSTITSTVLKAAAGAAEELRLFSVEDPVAFLDASQKAGWTSYAAVAPTAGLRKDNRQWTPESIEDSKPLVKEPTILILGNEGSGLPYDIRKKATREITIPRLVTSSSVDSLNVSVATALLCNSFLRGVQEPFTLTEKLQKEARKADGGESLF, from the coding sequence ATGAGTGCCCTTTCAACATGGAGCGCTTCTCGCCCATTCTTTACATCTCAAAGAGCAACTGCCCTCTTCCGCAGTCCACTGCTCTCTGGCCACGCGCGCAGTGCGTCGCTTTCTGCGATCCACCGCGGAATATGGAGTTCTGAGAAGGGGTCTCGCAATGGCCGCACGAGTAAGCCTGACTCTCGGCCACGTTTTACGGAATCGCGAGGGCGTACCCGTCCTAGggatgcagccgaatccaggCCCGATGCTTTTAGCGAGCGTTTTTCACGCGCCGTTGGGAGCCACCGAGATGGTCCCCGAGACCGCGAGCCACGACAGCACTTCAAGCCGAAGAAGGCCTTTCAGAAAAtgcaggagaaggaggaagaaggaggaagaaagtCACGGAGTAAGCGGTTCAACGATCCTGAGTTTTCCTTCGGAAAGAAGAGTCTGGTGTACCAACTCAACCGAGGCGAGTTGAAGGACAACGTTTCGAAGCTactggagaagaagaaggataCGCGTGATGAGGATCTTTCAAAGCCGCCTTTCCAACCTGTTCGCCGAGACGATGGCCAAGATGGACGTCGTAACGACCGTCGACCTGACCGTCCGACTAACTATCAAGATGGACGCCGTGACGATCGTGACGACCGAAGCGGCCGACAACCCAACCGCCGTGATGATCGCCCCCAAGACCGGTTCCGGAACCGCCAACACGACCGTTCGGCCCAAAGACCGACATTCTCCCATGGCGGGATGAATGCCATGAGATCCGGTGCGCGCAGGGAGCTGGAGGATGGAGATGcccctcggcggcggttcGACTCCAGACGGTCCGAAGACGACTCGTCTGCGAAGAGGACCTCGGATTTTCCAGTCTCAATACAGTACACGACTGCTGCATCTCAATTTCTCTTTGGTCGTTCCGTCGTGAAGGCAGCCCTCAAAAACTCAAGACGCAAGCTCTACCACCTCTACGTCTACCAAGGAAGCAACAAGAACAGCACCAAGGACGATGGCTGGATTCTGGCTATGgctgagaagaagaaggtcaagATCACTATTATCTATGAAAACGACCAGAAGCTGCTCGACAAGATGAGCAAGGGTCGACCGCACaacggcatcgtcatcgaggcATCGCCTCTGCCTCAGCTGCCGCTAACAGGCCTTGGTGCCGAGTCAAGCGAGCCGAAAGGTTACCCCGTTTATGTGGCTCGTCAATCCAAGGAGGAAACCGAGATCAACGGCACCGAAGGCTTCATACCTTGCCGGCCTGGGTCTCCGCGGCCGCTCGTGCTCCTCTTGAACGAGATACTGGACCCCGGCAACCTGGGCGCCATCCTCCGCACCGCTCGGTTCCTTGGTGTCTCGGCGGTTGCCATCACGCAAAGGACATCATCGACCATCACTTCTACGGTGCtgaaggcggcggcaggaGCGGCTGAGGAGTTGAGACTTTTCTCGGTTGAGGACCCCGTTGCGTTCCTGGACGCCTCCCAAAAGGCGGGTTGGACGTCGTACGCAGCGGTGGCACCAACAGCGGGATTGCGCAAGGACAACCGCCAATGGACACCCGAAAGCATTGAGGACTCCAAGCCTCTCGTCAAGGAGCCAACCATCCTAATCCTTGGAAATGAGGGCAGTGGCCTTCCCTACGATATCAGGAAGAAGGCCACCCGTGAAATCACGATACCGCGCCTGGTCACATCGAGTTCGGTGGACAGCTTGAATGTCAGCGTGGCTACGGCGCTGCTTTGCAATTCATTCCTGAGAGGTGTGCAGGAGCCATTTACGCTCACCGAGAAGCTACAGAAGGAAGCTCGCAAGGCAGATGGCGGCGAGAGTCTGTTTTGA
- a CDS encoding U1 small nuclear ribonucleoprotein C: MPKFFCDYCDVYLTHDSMSVRKAHNSGRNHLRNVVDYYQQIGHEKAQSVIDSITSSYAAEGQAHNNPMLPQNQPGQAFPPPFPFPGGIPPPFPGMPAGAPPFPQGMIPPPGPGGRGMPPMPPFAPGPNGSPMPPGGLPFPPPGGLPAGLPFPPPGAPGGLPPNFQFPGMPPPGAGGFPPGPPGPFPPGGGPPGRDQR; encoded by the exons ATGCCCAAGT TCTTCT GTGACTACTGCGATGTCTACCTGACCCACGACTCTATGAGCGTGCGAAAGGCGCACAACAGCGGTCGAAACCACCTGCGCAACGTCGTCGACTACTACCAAC AAATCGGCCACGAAAAAGCGCAGTCCGTCATTGACTCCATCACCTCATCATACGCTGCCGAAGGCCAGGCACACAACAACCCTATGCTGCCGCAAAACCAGCCGGGGCAGGCCTtcccgccccccttccccttccccggAG GTATCCCGCCCCCATTCCCCGGCATGCCCGCCGGCGCGCCTCCTTTCCCACAGGGCATGATCCCAC CTCCTGGTCCAGGCGGCCGCGGAATGCCACCCATGCCCCCCTTCGCCCCGGGCCCCAACGGCTCGCCCATGCCTCCTGGCGGTCTCCCCTTTCCTCCGCCAGGTGGCCTCCCGGCCGGCTTGCCgtttccccctcccggcgCACCGGGTGGCCTTCCACCCAACTTCCAGTTCCCTGgcatgccgccgccaggTGCTGGCGGATTCCCGCCCGGTCCCCCTGGGCCGTTCCCCCCTGGTGGTGGACCCCCGGGACGTGACCAGCGGTAA